One genomic window of Cygnus olor isolate bCygOlo1 chromosome 3, bCygOlo1.pri.v2, whole genome shotgun sequence includes the following:
- the PRDM1 gene encoding PR domain zinc finger protein 1 isoform X3: MRYVNPGYSVQEQNLAACQNGMNIYFYTIKPIPANQELLVWYCRDFAERLHYPSSRELTMMNLTQTHVNPKQHSADKDELYQKSIPKKEHSVKEILKMESNPPKGKDFFQTNISPVTPEKDLDDLRKNYSPERCFFPRVVYPIRPHIPEDYLKASLAYGMDRPSYVTHSPIQSSTTPSPSGRSSPDQSLKSSSPHSSPGVTVSPLAPTSQEHRESYSYLNGSYGSEGLGSYPGYAPPSHLPSAFLPSYNPHYPKFLLPPFNMSCNNLSALNNINGINNFNLFPRMYPLYGNLLSGGSLSHHMLNPATLPSSLPSEGGRRLLQPDHPRDFLIPAPNSAFSITGAAASMKDKPCSPTSGSPTAGTAASSEHIMQPKPTSVVLAATGGEEAMNLIKSKRNVTGYKTLPYPLKKQNGKIKYECNVCSKTFGQLSNLKVHLRVHSGERPFKCQTCNKGFTQLAHLQKHYLVHTGEKPHECQVCHKRFSSTSNLKTHLRLHSGEKPYQCKLCPAKFTQFVHLKLHKRLHTRERPHKCIHCHKSYIHLCSLQVHLKGNCPVAPASGLSMEDLNRINEEIEKFDISDNADKLEEVEDNIDLTSVVEKDILTMLRREMEGANLKVSLQRNLGNGLISSGCNLYESSDMSIMKLPHGHPLPLLPVKVKQETVEPMDP, translated from the exons CACAAACACACGTTAATCCAAAGCAGCACAGTGCTGATAAAGATGAGCTCTATCAGAAAAGCATCCCAAAGAAGGAGCACAGCGTGaaagaaatcctgaaaatgGAATCCAATCCTCCAAAGGGAAAAGACTTCTTCCAGACCAACATTTCACCAGTTACTCCAGAAAAAGACTTGGATGACTTGCGTAAGAACTATAGCCCAGAGAGGTGTTTCTTCCCTCGAGTTGTCTACCCAATCCGACCTCACATTCCAGAAGACTATCTGAAAGCTTCCTTAGCATATGGGATGGACAGACCCAGCTATGTTACTCACTCGCCCATCCAGTCATCTACTACACCAAGTCCTTCTGGGAGGAGCAGCCCAGACCAAAGTTTAAAAAGTTCAAGCCCTCACAGCAGTCCAGGGGTCACAGTCTCACCTCTGGCACCTACATCCCAGGAGCACAGAGAGTCGTACTCTTACTTGAACGGATCCTATGGCTCAGAGGGATTGGGGTCTTATCCTGGATATGCACCCCCCAGCCATCTCCCGTCTGCCTTTCTACCGTCCTATAACCCCCACTACCCCAAATTTCTGTTACCTCCATTCAATATGAGCTGTAATAACCTGAGCGCTTTGAACAATATCAATGGCATCAACAATTTCAATCTCTTCCCGCGGATGTATCCTCTCTATGGCAACCTACTCAGCGGAGGTAGCCTTTCCCATCACATGTTGAACCCCGCCACGCTCCCCAGTTCACTGCCCAGCGAAGGAGGCCGTCGTTTGCTGCAGCCTGATCATCCAAGAGACTTCCTCATACCAGCACCTAACAGTGCCTTCTCTATCACAGGCGCTGCTGCCAGCATGAAGGACAAGCCGTGCAGCCCCACCAGCGGGTCACCCACAGCTGGTACAGCAGCCAGTTCAGAACACATAATGCAACCTAAACCTACCTCAGTGGTGTTGGCCGCCACCGGCGGTGAAGAAGCCATGAATCTCATTAAAAGTAAGAGGAATGTGACTGGTTACAAAACCCTCCCATACCCACTGAAGAAGCAGAACGGGAAGATCAAGTATGAATGCAACGTTTGCTCCAAGACCTTTGGCCAGCTCTCCAATCTGAAG GTGCACCTCCGAGTACACAGCGGAGAGAGACCATTTAAATGCCAGACCTGCAATAAGGGCTTCACCCAGCTGGCTCACCTCCAGAAGCACTATCTGGTACACACAGGAGAAAAACCCCACGAGTGTCAG GTTTGTCACAAGCGgttcagcagcaccagcaatCTCAAAACCCACCTGCGGCTCCACTCTGGAGAGAAGCCTTACCAGTGCAAGCTGTGCCCAGCCAAATTCACCCAGTTTGTGCACCTGAAGCTGCACAAGCGTCTCCACACCCGGGAACGTCCCCATAAATGCATCCACTGCCACAAGAGCTACATTCACCTCTGCAGCCTTCAGGTCCATCTGAAGGGCAACTGCCCGGTTGCCCCTGCCTCTGGCCTCTCGATGGAGGACCTGAATCGAATCAATGAGGAGATCGAGAAGTTCGACATCAGTGACAATGCCGACAAGTTGGAAGAAGTGGAGGACAATATCGACCTAACATCGGTTGTGGAGAAGGATATACTGACCATGCTCAGAAGGGAAATGGAAGGAGCTAATCTCAAAGTATCTTTACAGAGGAACCTGGGAAATGGACTTATCTCCTCAGGATGCAACCTTTATGAGTCTTCAGATATGTCAATTATGAAGTTGCCTCACGGTCACCCACTACCTCTGTTACCTGTAAAGGTCAAGCAAGAAACAGTTGAACCAATGGATCCTTAA